The window GTGAAAGACGGTCGGGTGACTCTGCAGGGCGAGTACCGAAGCATCGCCGAGAAAGAGCTGACGACCGAATATGTCAAAGATATCGAAGGGGTGAAGGATGTCAAAAATGAAATGACCCTGACCCCTACCCCCCCGAAAGCACGGCGAACGGTCGGCGAGTTTGTCGACGACGCATCCATAAAATCGCAGATCAAACTGGCTTTACTCTTTCACCGCGGCACGAACGCCTTTGGTACCGAAATCGCCGTCGATAAAGGCGTCGTCACTGTGACCGGCCTAGCCAGGAGCGCGGCGGAAAAGGAGCTGGTCACTAAGCGCATTGAAGATATCCGCGGCGTCAAAAAAATCTACAACCGTATGATCGTCGAATAAAAGGACGTGAAAAATGGGCGAAATCATCGACAAGAGCAAGGGCAAGATCAAGCAGGCCGTGGGGGATTTGACCGGCAACGACAGACTCCGGCGCGAGGGCCAGCGGGATGAGCTCCGCGGCGAGGTCAAGGGCGCGGTCAAGGACGTCAAGCGCGCGGTCAAAAAAGCCCTGAAGTGACGGCGGCCGCGAGGCCTGGAAGGGTCCGGGCCCCGCAGGCATTTTCAACGCAGTGAAGGGAGTCCATCATGAGCACAACGACGCTGATCATTGTCATTATCGTATTGGTCCTCTTGTTCGGAGGGGGCGGCGGCTATTATTTGCGCCGACGGCGGTGACGGCCGCGGCGTTTTCGTTGTCGGGCGGAGTCCCCGTCTGACGGGAGGGAGGTTTCCTATGAAAGGCTTTATCAAAAACATCGAGGAACTGGCCGTCCAAAATGTCGATTTTCGGCGGGTGCTATACACGGCCGAGCATTGCCAGCTCGTTCTCATGGCCCTGAAGCCGAAGGAAGAGATCGGGGCCGAAGTCCATACGCTCGACCAGTTCTTTCGAGTGGAGGAGGGCTCCGGCGAGGCGGTCCTTGACGGCGGCCGGACGCCGATCCGAGCCGGCTTTGCGGTCGTCGTCCCCGCCGGAA is drawn from Candidatus Aminicenantes bacterium and contains these coding sequences:
- a CDS encoding LPXTG cell wall anchor domain-containing protein encodes the protein MSTTTLIIVIIVLVLLFGGGGGYYLRRRR
- a CDS encoding cupin domain-containing protein — protein: MKGFIKNIEELAVQNVDFRRVLYTAEHCQLVLMALKPKEEIGAEVHTLDQFFRVEEGSGEAVLDGGRTPIRAGFAVVVPAGTNHNIINTGQAPLKLYTLYSPPNHRDGVVHPTRAAADADDEHFDGRTTESSTASSR
- a CDS encoding CsbD family protein, which encodes MGEIIDKSKGKIKQAVGDLTGNDRLRREGQRDELRGEVKGAVKDVKRAVKKALK